The Thermovirga sp. DNA window GCGGGGGTTTTCCCATGAAAGAAACCAAGACAACCCGCCACCGACCGCGGTCGGTGGCGGGTTGTGCCGGCGGAACGAAAAAATACCCGGAAAGCCGGGGTCGAAAGGCCTTTAGAACTCCACCAGTTCCACTCGCCTGTTCTTCGCCCTTCCTTCCTCGGTCCTGTTGGTGGCTACGGGGGCCAGCATGCCCACCCCCGCGGAGATCATCCGCGATGGGGGGACCTGGTGTTTCTCTTGAAGGTACTTCACCACCGATTCGGCCCGCCTCCGTGAAAGACCCAGGTTGTACTCCCTGTCGCCGGTGCTGTCGGTGTGTCCCACCACCAGCACCCTCAGCTCGGGCGAAGCCTTCATCAGCTTGGCTATTTCCTCCAGGGCCGGCACGGATTCGGGCTTGATATCGGACTTGTCGGTGTCGAAGAATATCCCGTAGAGGGCTATTTTCCCCGTCTTCTCGATCCCCTTGGCCATCTCCTCGGAGGTCACGACCACCATCCTGGTCTCCATGGGTTTGACCTCGACGATGTCCACCCTGGCGTAGGTGCGCCCCTTTTCCAGCTTCGTTTCGGACCCCCAGAAGTGGTTCTCCAGGGTGCAGACCATCACGTAGACATCGCCCTCTGCGGGCCGGGCGAGCCGCGCCGACAAAAATTGCTGCTTCTTGGTCTTCTGGTCGCCG harbors:
- a CDS encoding OmpA family protein; this encodes SLEILRNYEGELKAGGYEILFSGSGEELGPYDSFAETLYGRDRHYPLPGDQKTKKQQFLSARLARPAEGDVYVMVCTLENHFWGSETKLEKGRTYARVDIVEVKPMETRMVVVTSEEMAKGIEKTGKIALYGIFFDTDKSDIKPESVPALEEIAKLMKASPELRVLVVGHTDSTGDREYNLGLSRRRAESVVKYLQEKHQVPPSRMISAGVGMLAPVATNRTEEGRAKNRRVELVEF